Proteins from a genomic interval of Bombus affinis isolate iyBomAffi1 chromosome 14, iyBomAffi1.2, whole genome shotgun sequence:
- the LOC126923979 gene encoding RCC1 domain-containing protein 1, with the protein MPFYYAGFNTSTLFCNDEDISFITDSFTKVSFPGISDFQIGWSYFLIWKGNELYISKKFKENNKDTGTDTNIQLIQLPEKSLDSCKQAATGRDNIVILSNDNEIWLYKIYENTWKKIINFIGESDNSEKEYPIKIIQGGCTVVLTNLGRAFNVPILIDIPKRVRFIDIAGGFDHTILLAENGDVYSMGMGTRGQLGHNDLEDCDNPRIVDALAGIRVTQISAAGWHTAVVTDQGDLYMWGWNTNGELGLTKQESKVVATPTLIDFTNDQDENIEVSVKKVQCGNTFTICMTDDGTLWGCGCNKYGQLGQSPEKLSSSSKFVKLDVPLRSESIKDFKCYEWGTVLVTD; encoded by the exons ATGCCATTTTATTATGCTGGTTTTAATACCAGTACATTGTTCTGTAACGATGAAGATATTAGTTTTATAACAGACTCATTTACTAAAGTATCGTTTCCTGGAATTTCCGACTTTCAAATAGGTTGGAGCTACTTCCTCATTTGGAAAGGGAATGAGCtatatatttctaaaaaatttaagGAAAATAATAAAGATACAGGCACAGATACAAATATTCAACTAATACAACTACCAGAAAAATCACTGGATAG ttGCAAGCAAGCTGCAACTGGTAGGGATAATATAGTAATTTTATCTAATGATAATGAAATATGGCTATATAAGATCTATGAGAATACTTGGAAGAAGATAATCAATTTTATTGGTGAGAGCGACAATTCAGAAAAAGAGTATCCTATTAAAATAATACAAGGAGGATGCACTGTAGTCCTTACTAATTTAG GTCGAGCTTTTAATGTCCCTATTTTGATTGATATACCAAAGAGGGTTCGATTCATAGACATTGCTGGTGGATTTGACCACACCATCTTGTTAGCAGAGAATGGTGACGTTTATTCAATGGGAATGGGAAC GCGTGGCCAATTAGGACACAATGATTTAGAGGACTGCGATAATCCAAGAATCGTTGACGCTTTAGCCGGCATTAGAGTAACGCAAATATCAGCCGCGGGTTGGCATACTGCCGTAGTAACTGAtcaa GGTGACTTATATATGTGGGGATGGAACACAAATGGAGAATTAGGGTTGACAAAGCAAGAGAGCAAAGTAGTTGCTACACCCACGTTAATAGATTTCACAAACGATCAAGACGAGAACATAGAAGTTTCTGTGAAAAAAGTTCAATGTGGAAATACTTTCACCATTTGTATGACGg ATGATGGAACGCTTTGGGGATGTGGATGCAACAAATACGGACAATTAGGGCAATCCCCGGAAAAACTTTCGAGTTCTTCAAAATTTGTTAAACTCGACGTTCCTTTACGTTCGGAAAGTATTAAAGATTTCAAGTGTTATGAATGGGGTACAGTCCTCGTAACAGACTGA
- the LOC126923985 gene encoding uncharacterized protein LOC126923985, with amino-acid sequence MASFWFLDTLVFYTIRYRENLDEYYTSVLVSWLAGEIRLLRDRKHTREGFFRELKSIFIAAANKISEQKQMPYWDEIVEEREAGEEIEERLSTGNQSIRSLREPSSEADVKLSDTIDPVSVLDIVIEATYDMYANELRYALVYAVFVEPIEIETYNLPFTFRTPRPVKPADPKMIPFNIQLQRSLKRIETMDKSKKDNKAGKKLKTNYKIPPTPSPSLDDEVMSMTNRLFILPLIEANESSEIFETPDA; translated from the exons ATGGCGTCCTTTTGGTTCTTGGATACATTGGTGTTTTACACTATACGATACAGAGAGAATCTCGATGAGTATTACACGAGTGTTTTGGTCAGTTGGTTGGCTGGAGAAATTAGATTACTCCGAG ATAGGAAACATACTCGGGAAGGATTTTTTAGGGAGTTGAAAAGCATTTTCATCGCAGCAGCTAACAAAATATCTGAACAGAAACAAATGCCATATTGGGACGAAATCGTGGAAGAACGCGAAGCAGgtgaagaaatagaagaaagacTGTCAACAGGAAATCAATCGATAAGAAG TTTACGAGAACCTTCTTCTGAAGCTGACGTCAAACTTTCGGATACTATCGATCCAGTTTCCGTATTAGATATCGTGATTGAAGCTACTTACGATAT GTACGCGAACGAGCTACGATACGCCCTCGTTTACGCGGTTTTCGTGGAACCAATTGAGATAGAGACTTACAATTTACCATTTACTTTCCGTACACCACGCCCAGTGAAACCGGCAGATCCTAAGATGATCCCTTTTAATATACAATTGCAAAGAAGTTTGAAAAGAATCGAGACAATGGACAAATCTAAAAAGGACAATAAAGCAG GCAAAAAACTTAaaacaaattacaaaatacccCCAACACCTTCGCCTTCTTTGGACGATGAAGTAATGTCGATGACCAATCGGTTATTTATTCTACCATTAATAGAAGCGAACGAATCATCGGAAATATTCGAGACACCCGATGCATAA